A single window of Pseudoduganella plicata DNA harbors:
- a CDS encoding rhamnogalacturonan acetylesterase, which translates to MDRYLKALVCATLLLIFCGARAQALPAAVNTDPARAAVTLPEPANPALPSLILIGDSTVRNGHDDGQGKGAAGQWGWGRPLADYFDPDRINVVNRAVGGLSSRTYLTSGHWQRTLALVKRGDVVVMQFGHNDASPVNDDGRARGTLRGTGEETATIDNLLTGQRETVHTYGWYLRRFIADIRARGATPVICSPVPFKRWDADGKVRRAGADYGGWAAQVARQEKVGFIDLNDLAAGRYDTMGRAAVIALFPQVQPEETVHTNLAGARLNAEIVVAGLRAQGVPPLVAALNEKGRAIAPADDARPVVEANRIGRPADPALPTLFVVGDSTVKSGATNGMVGWGERIAPYFDTAKVNVVNHAIGGRSSRTFYTEGRWNDVLEQMKPGDAVLIQFGHNDGGRIGDPAMKRRASGPGTGPETVDDPRPDGSVERVHTFGWYMARYVADAKAKGATVVLLSPVPHRDRWLSERDFAEFAEWDRRVAAAGGALFGDLTLAVTEGYREVGAATVDGFFADARTHTNDAGARFNAATVVAVLRTLPGDPFRSWLKGR; encoded by the coding sequence ATGGACCGCTACCTGAAGGCGCTCGTCTGCGCCACCCTCCTGTTGATCTTTTGCGGTGCGCGGGCGCAGGCCCTGCCTGCCGCCGTGAACACCGACCCCGCGCGCGCCGCGGTCACGCTGCCGGAGCCGGCCAACCCCGCTTTACCGTCGCTGATCCTGATCGGCGACTCCACCGTGCGTAATGGCCATGACGACGGCCAGGGCAAGGGGGCGGCAGGCCAGTGGGGCTGGGGCCGTCCCCTCGCGGACTACTTCGACCCGGACCGCATCAACGTCGTCAACCGCGCGGTAGGCGGACTGTCCAGCCGTACCTATCTGACCAGCGGTCACTGGCAGCGCACGCTGGCGCTGGTAAAACGGGGCGATGTCGTCGTCATGCAGTTCGGGCATAACGACGCCAGTCCCGTGAACGACGACGGCCGCGCGCGCGGTACCCTGCGCGGTACGGGTGAAGAGACCGCAACGATCGATAATCTGCTGACCGGGCAGCGCGAAACGGTGCATACGTATGGCTGGTACCTGCGCCGCTTCATTGCCGACATCCGCGCCAGGGGAGCCACGCCGGTGATCTGCTCGCCCGTTCCGTTCAAGCGCTGGGATGCCGACGGCAAGGTGCGCCGTGCCGGTGCCGATTACGGCGGCTGGGCGGCCCAGGTGGCGCGGCAGGAGAAGGTTGGCTTCATCGACCTGAACGACCTGGCCGCTGGCCGTTACGACACGATGGGCCGCGCCGCCGTCATTGCGCTGTTCCCGCAGGTGCAGCCTGAAGAGACGGTGCACACTAACCTGGCGGGCGCCCGGTTGAATGCCGAAATCGTCGTGGCGGGCCTGCGTGCACAGGGTGTGCCGCCGCTGGTGGCGGCCCTGAACGAGAAAGGCCGGGCGATTGCGCCAGCCGACGATGCGCGTCCGGTAGTTGAGGCCAACCGTATCGGGCGTCCGGCCGATCCAGCGCTGCCGACGCTCTTCGTCGTTGGCGACTCCACCGTCAAGAGCGGCGCGACAAACGGGATGGTGGGCTGGGGCGAACGCATCGCGCCCTACTTCGACACTGCCAAAGTCAACGTCGTCAATCACGCCATCGGTGGCCGAAGCAGCCGTACGTTTTATACCGAAGGGCGCTGGAACGACGTGCTGGAGCAGATGAAGCCGGGGGACGCGGTGCTGATCCAGTTCGGCCATAACGACGGCGGCCGCATTGGCGACCCTGCCATGAAGAGGCGCGCCTCCGGCCCCGGCACGGGTCCCGAGACGGTGGACGACCCGCGTCCGGACGGCAGCGTGGAACGGGTCCATACCTTTGGCTGGTACATGGCGCGTTACGTGGCCGATGCGAAAGCGAAAGGGGCCACCGTCGTACTGTTGTCGCCCGTGCCGCACCGCGATCGCTGGCTGTCGGAGCGCGATTTCGCCGAGTTCGCCGAATGGGACCGGCGGGTGGCGGCAGCCGGCGGCGCCCTGTTCGGCGACCTGACGCTGGCCGTGACGGAGGGCTATCGTGAAGTGGGGGCGGCGACCGTGGACGGTTTCTTTGCCGACGCCCGCACGCATACCAACGACGCCGGCGCGCGCTTCAATGCCGCAACCGTGGTCGCCGTGCTGAGGACGCTGCCGGGCGATCCGTTCAGGTCATGGCTGAAGGGCCGGTAA
- a CDS encoding rhamnogalacturonan lyase has protein sequence MQRTILAAAALLLAADVHAAMQLERLDRGAVAVKSSAGTLVGWRALATDPAGLAFNVYRDGRRLNATPIAHSSNLLDSTGGAGSYEVREVRGGKEGAASRALGFDGYLTVPLQRPPSGTTADGKPYTYTANDASVGDLDGDGRYEMVLKWEPTAAQDNCCAGHTGIVLFDAYRLDGTRLWRIALGPNIRAGAHYSQFQVADFDGDGKAEMIVKTADGTRDGVGQVIGDANARWVTDGGEIEQGDRTDARRTEDGKLMAGLTGRILTGPEYLSVFEGATGRVLDTIPYPSPRGAHGDNPSQEEMKARWGDGYANRSDRFLAGTAWLDGRLPSAIFARGYYARTTIAAVDFRDGKLTRRWYFDSEAPGAPPGYSGQGNHQFSVADVDGDGRHEIVYGSIALDDDGRPLWSMGMGHGDTMHVGDFDPRRSGLEKFGVHENMTMSRNTGAAMVDARTGEVLWRTAADKDTGRGVVGDIDPRYPGTEAWASNSPNLYDVRGNVIGPVHPRQVNFMAWWDGDLLRELVDGTGVFKWDWRKGESTVLLDAAGAASNNGTKATPALQADLFGDWREEIVWRAADNNSLRIYSTSIPTAHRITTLMHDPQYRAAVAWQNTAYNQPPWPSFYIGAPAAAE, from the coding sequence ATGCAACGCACCATACTTGCGGCCGCCGCGCTGCTGTTGGCCGCCGACGTCCACGCCGCCATGCAGCTGGAGCGGCTCGACCGCGGCGCTGTCGCCGTCAAGAGCAGCGCGGGAACGCTGGTCGGCTGGCGCGCGCTGGCGACCGATCCGGCCGGCCTGGCGTTCAATGTCTACCGCGATGGCCGCAGGCTGAACGCCACGCCGATCGCCCACTCCAGCAATCTCCTCGACAGCACAGGTGGCGCGGGCAGCTATGAGGTGCGCGAGGTCCGCGGCGGCAAGGAAGGTGCCGCCAGCCGGGCACTCGGCTTCGACGGCTATCTGACGGTGCCGCTGCAGCGGCCTCCCAGCGGCACCACGGCCGACGGCAAGCCCTATACCTATACGGCCAACGACGCCTCGGTGGGCGACCTCGATGGCGACGGCCGGTACGAGATGGTCCTGAAATGGGAACCCACGGCGGCGCAGGACAACTGCTGCGCGGGCCACACGGGCATCGTGCTGTTTGACGCGTATCGGCTCGACGGCACGCGGCTGTGGCGCATCGCCCTGGGACCGAACATCCGCGCCGGCGCCCACTACAGCCAGTTCCAGGTGGCCGACTTCGACGGCGACGGCAAGGCCGAGATGATCGTCAAGACGGCCGACGGCACGCGCGATGGCGTCGGCCAGGTCATTGGCGACGCGAACGCACGATGGGTTACCGATGGCGGCGAGATCGAACAGGGCGACCGCACCGACGCGCGCCGCACCGAGGACGGCAAGCTGATGGCCGGGCTGACGGGACGCATCCTGACGGGGCCGGAATACCTCAGCGTGTTCGAGGGCGCAACCGGCCGCGTACTCGACACGATCCCCTACCCTTCGCCACGCGGCGCCCATGGCGACAATCCATCACAGGAAGAAATGAAGGCCCGCTGGGGCGACGGCTATGCCAATCGCTCCGACCGCTTCCTGGCCGGCACCGCATGGCTGGACGGACGGCTGCCCAGCGCCATTTTCGCGCGCGGCTATTACGCCCGCACCACCATTGCCGCCGTCGATTTCCGCGACGGCAAACTTACCCGGCGCTGGTACTTCGATTCCGAAGCACCCGGCGCCCCGCCGGGCTATTCGGGCCAGGGCAACCACCAGTTCAGCGTGGCCGACGTGGACGGCGACGGCCGCCACGAAATCGTCTACGGCTCGATCGCGCTGGACGACGATGGCCGGCCGCTGTGGAGCATGGGGATGGGCCATGGCGACACGATGCACGTTGGCGACTTCGACCCGCGCCGCTCCGGCCTGGAGAAATTCGGCGTGCATGAAAACATGACGATGTCGCGCAACACGGGCGCAGCGATGGTCGATGCGCGCACGGGTGAGGTGTTGTGGCGCACGGCGGCCGACAAGGACACGGGCCGCGGCGTGGTCGGCGATATCGATCCCCGGTATCCAGGCACGGAAGCGTGGGCGTCGAATTCGCCGAATCTGTACGACGTGCGCGGCAACGTCATCGGCCCCGTGCACCCGCGCCAGGTCAACTTCATGGCATGGTGGGACGGCGACCTGCTGCGCGAACTGGTGGACGGTACGGGCGTCTTCAAATGGGACTGGCGCAAGGGTGAATCGACGGTGCTGCTGGACGCCGCCGGTGCCGCGTCCAATAACGGCACCAAGGCGACGCCGGCACTGCAGGCGGATCTGTTCGGCGACTGGCGCGAGGAGATCGTCTGGCGCGCGGCCGACAACAACAGCTTGCGGATTTACTCGACGTCGATCCCGACCGCGCACCGGATCACGACGTTGATGCACGATCCGCAGTACCGGGCCGCCGTGGCCTGGCAGAACACCGCGTATAACCAGCCGCCGTGGCCTTCGTTCTATATCGGCGCTCCCGCGGCAGCGGAATAG